GACCCGCCAGCAGTACACCGAGTGGGTTATTGCGCGCGAGTAAGGAGACGACAATAGCCGTGTACCCGTAGTTCGACGAGAAGCCGTCCATCAGGCGGTGATCTACGCCGAGCATCTGCACGGAGCCAGCTAGACCTGCAAACAGTCCAGACAGGCACAATGCAATCACCGTATACAGCGTGACCCGCATGCCTGCGTAACGGGCGGCTCGCTGATTGAAGCCTACCGCGCGGAGTTGGTACCCTATCGTCGTCTTATACAGCAAGAACCAGGCCACGATGGCCGCCAGGATGGTAATCGCAACGGCGACCAGCGACAGCTGAGATTGCATCAGCGTCTGATTAAAGTAAGGAAGTTGCGTATTCTGTACAATTTCCGGCGACTGTGGATTGGAACCAGGTTCTTGCATCGGGCCGCCTTCAATCAAATAACGTGCCAGCAAGATGCCGATGTAGCTGAGCATCATCGTGGTGATAACTTCACTCGATCCGACGTACGCCTTGGTCAATCCCGGAATAATACCGCCCCAAATCGCGCCGACCAGCATTCCGACGACCAGGCAAAAGATAATGTGCAGCCAGCCTGGCAGGCCAGTGAAATGGTAACCGACCCAGACGCTTGCGGCCGCAGCCACCCAGTATTGGCCGTCTGCTCCGATATTGAATAAGCCAGATTGAAACGCGATAGCGATACCCAATCCGCAGAGCACCAACGGGATACTCGCGGTGATGGTGTTCCCCAAACTCGGGATGTTGCCGAATGCTCCTGAGACGAGTGAACCGTATACGGAAAATGGGTTGTACCCCATAGCGCTAACCAAAATGCCGCCGATGACAATGGCCAACAGTGTCGCCACGATAGGGCCTAAAAATGTAGAGCGCAGTGCCTTCAACTCGATGCCACCTCCGAATTCGTGCGTGATCCGGTCATGAGCAAGCCGATTTGTTCACGCGTGGCGGTATCTCCTGGAATCACGTCGACAATTCGACCGTCGTGGATGACCGCAATCCGGTCAGACAGACTTAAAATTTCATCCATCTCGAGGGACACGAGCAACACCCCTTTGCCTTCGTCGCGCAATCGCACGAGCTGGCGATGGATGCCCTCAATGGCTCCGACGTCCAAGCCGCGCGTCGGTTGTGCGGCAATCAGCATGATTGGGTCGCGGGATACCTCGCGCGCCAGAATCACCTTTTGCTGATTGCCCCCGGAGAGCTCGGAAGCTTTGCGGGCCGGTTGTGGTGGGCGCACGTCAAACGCCTCAATCAACCGCTTCGTGTAATCCTCTGCAGGTTTGCGACGAAGGATACCGCCGGACGAGTATGGGCGCTTATGAAAATCGCGAAGAATGGTGTTTTCCACTAAATCAAATTCTAATACTAGTCCATCTGCGTGCCTGTCTTGTGGCACGTAGGCAATTCCTCGTTCCGTCCGCTGTGCTGGCGTCAGGTGCGTGATGTCGTGCCCGTCGAAGATGATGCGTCCGTCTTCTGGACGAAGCAGCCCGGCAATGGCGTCAGCCAGTTCGAATTGTCCGTTCCCGTCAATTCCGGCGAGCCCCAAAATCTCACCTCTGCGAAGTTCGAGCGTGATACCTTTGACGCGCAGGTTTTTCGCCTTGTCGCGAACCTTCACGTCCTCGAGCTGGAGGACAGGTGCGCCTGGCTTCGCGACTTCCTTCTGGATGCGCAGGACGACTTCGCGCCCGACCATCATGTTCGCGAGATCTTGTGGGGTGGCGTCAGCTGTCCGCACGGAGTCAACCGTCTTGCCGGCGCGCATGACCGTCACCCGATCACTTATCTCCTTGACCTCGTCCAACTTGTGGCTGATGAACAGCACCGGGATGCCTTCGGCCTTGAGGTTGCGCACGATGTTGAATAACTCGCGCGTCTCTTGCGGCGTGAGCAGGGCGGTGGGTTCGTCGAGGATGATCAAACGGGCTTTGCGATAAAACGCCTTCAGAATTTCTACTCGCTGTTGCAGCCCAACGGACAGCTGCGCTATTTTTGCAGTCGGATCAATATCGAGTCCATACCGCTCGGACAACTCCCGCACGCGCCGTACGGCTTCTCGGCGATTGTAATTCACGCCACCGGGTTCGTCGCCGAGGACGACATTTTCGGCCACCGTCAGCGCTGGAATCAGCATGAAGTGCTGGTGCACCATCCCGATACCCGCTTGAATGGCTTCGCGTGGGCTGCGGAAGTGTACGGGTTCTCCGGCGAGCCGAATTTCACCCGAGGTCGGTTCCAAAAGGCCGTAAATCATCTTCATCAACGTGGACTTTCCAGCGCCGTTTTCCCCGAGGATGGCGTGTACTTCACCACGTCGCAACGTCAGGTTTACCCCGTCATTGGCTTTTACACCGGGGAACCACTTTTTTAAATCAATTACTTCTAAGAAGTCTTCCAAGCCGATAGACCTCCTTTTCGTGGACTTGCGTTCAGCCATCGAATGCAGTCCACCCTAAAACACCAGTGGCTGGACGAATCCGACGTGCAAACAGGGTGGACGCGGCGACACTTCACTGGTGACCGCGGTCCACCCACTACAGAACGGCAGACCTTACTTTTGAATCGTTGTAGAAACTTGAATCTTGCCGCTGATGATGTCTTGTTTCAAGGAATTCACTTGGTCAATGACCGATTGTGGCACGCCGCTCATGACCTTGCCTATGCCGACGCCGTTACCTTTCAAATCGAAGTTGGTGACACCGGAGTGGAAGTTGTTCGCCTGCAGGTCCTTGATGGTATCAAAGACGGAGGTATCCACGCCCTTTGTCGCACTGGTCAAGACGTTCTTTGGTGCCAGATAAGACTGATCTGTGTCGACGCCAATCGCGTATTTATTTGCACTCTTGACGGCGTTGATGGCACCAAGCCCACAACCGCCCGCATCTGGGAAGACGATATCTGCCCCTTGCGCCATTTCGTTTTGGGCGTACTGGCTGCCAAGCGCCTGGTCCGTAAAGCTGTTCGTGTACTGCAGCAATACCTTGCCGTTCGGGTCTTCTTTCTTGAACCCTTGTTGGAAACCGGCGATGTAGTCATTGACAGGCGGAATGTTCTGTCCGCCGATCACGCCCACGACGTTTTGGCTATTGAGGTTTGGAAGCGACTTGCCCGTCTCCAGCAAACCTGCCATCGCACCGGCGAGATAGCCCGCCTGTTCGGCCTTGAATACTGCACTGGAAACGTTCGGACGGTCCGTGATGGTGTCGTCAATAATCAAGAAGTGGGTCTTGGGGTATTGCTTTGCGACCTGTTCAACGGCGT
Above is a genomic segment from Alicyclobacillus acidoterrestris containing:
- a CDS encoding ABC transporter permease, with protein sequence MKALRSTFLGPIVATLLAIVIGGILVSAMGYNPFSVYGSLVSGAFGNIPSLGNTITASIPLVLCGLGIAIAFQSGLFNIGADGQYWVAAAASVWVGYHFTGLPGWLHIIFCLVVGMLVGAIWGGIIPGLTKAYVGSSEVITTMMLSYIGILLARYLIEGGPMQEPGSNPQSPEIVQNTQLPYFNQTLMQSQLSLVAVAITILAAIVAWFLLYKTTIGYQLRAVGFNQRAARYAGMRVTLYTVIALCLSGLFAGLAGSVQMLGVDHRLMDGFSSNYGYTAIVVSLLARNNPLGVLLAGLFFGALTTGGQNMQIVSNVPAALTDVLQGLIIFFVACERIVPQIIQWYRRRRSLRSGVAAS
- a CDS encoding ABC transporter ATP-binding protein produces the protein MAERKSTKRRSIGLEDFLEVIDLKKWFPGVKANDGVNLTLRRGEVHAILGENGAGKSTLMKMIYGLLEPTSGEIRLAGEPVHFRSPREAIQAGIGMVHQHFMLIPALTVAENVVLGDEPGGVNYNRREAVRRVRELSERYGLDIDPTAKIAQLSVGLQQRVEILKAFYRKARLIILDEPTALLTPQETRELFNIVRNLKAEGIPVLFISHKLDEVKEISDRVTVMRAGKTVDSVRTADATPQDLANMMVGREVVLRIQKEVAKPGAPVLQLEDVKVRDKAKNLRVKGITLELRRGEILGLAGIDGNGQFELADAIAGLLRPEDGRIIFDGHDITHLTPAQRTERGIAYVPQDRHADGLVLEFDLVENTILRDFHKRPYSSGGILRRKPAEDYTKRLIEAFDVRPPQPARKASELSGGNQQKVILAREVSRDPIMLIAAQPTRGLDVGAIEGIHRQLVRLRDEGKGVLLVSLEMDEILSLSDRIAVIHDGRIVDVIPGDTATREQIGLLMTGSRTNSEVASS
- a CDS encoding BMP family lipoprotein, with translation MKKKLLSTAAAAIALTVLVAGCGTNSTGGSTSGGNATGSGGAASGNKSDLKVGLVTDTGGLNDNSFNHLADVGLQNAQKQLGVTGSVVESTSESDYIPNLTRFAQNGYDLVIAVGYLMHDAVEQVAKQYPKTHFLIIDDTITDRPNVSSAVFKAEQAGYLAGAMAGLLETGKSLPNLNSQNVVGVIGGQNIPPVNDYIAGFQQGFKKEDPNGKVLLQYTNSFTDQALGSQYAQNEMAQGADIVFPDAGGCGLGAINAVKSANKYAIGVDTDQSYLAPKNVLTSATKGVDTSVFDTIKDLQANNFHSGVTNFDLKGNGVGIGKVMSGVPQSVIDQVNSLKQDIISGKIQVSTTIQK